From the Synechococcus sp. KORDI-49 genome, the window CTGGGCCCGCCGGCTTCGCGCCCGTGTTCGACAGGATCTGGGGCTGCCGATCGCCATCGGTGTGGGAGCCAGCAAAGGGCAGGCGAAGCTGGCCAACCGTCTGGCCAAGCAGGTGCCGGCCCATGCCGGCGTCTTCGATCTGGGTCGCTGCGATGACGCCGACAACTGGCTGGAAACGGTTGCGATCGAGGATGTCTGGGGCATCGGTCGCAAGCTGGCCCGTTGGTGCCGGCTGCGGGGCATCACCAATGCCCGGCAGCTGCGAGACATGCCCAGTGGAGAACTGCGGGCGAAATGCGGTGTGGTGGGGCTGCGACTGCAACGGGAGCTGCGTGGCCATGCCTGTCTGCCTCTGGATCTGGCACCCGCACCGAAACAGGAAACCTGCGTCAGCCGCAGCTTCAGCCGCCCGATCACCAGCCTCGAAGAACTCCGCCAGGCCGTGGCCACCTACGTGGTGCGCGCAGCGGAGAAACTGCGCAGGCAACGCCAGCGGGCCGCCGCCCTCACGGTCTATACCCGCACCAGCCCCTTCATCCCGGCGTTCTACAGCCAGGCCGCCAGCACCCGGCTGGATCTGCCCAGCAACGACACCGCGGTGCTGCTCGAGGCGACATTACCGCTGGTGGATCGCATCTTCCGGCCGCACCGGCAACTGGCCAAGGCCGGTGTGCTGATGCAGCACCTGCAGGGCACCGACACGCTGCAGTCCCATCTGATGGTGCCGATGAGCGCGGAGCAGCAAGGGAAGCGGGAGTGCCTGATGCAGACGATCGATCGGCTCAATCAGCGCTACGGCCGCGGCACGGTGCACTGGGCGGCCTGTGGCCTGCAGCCGGGCTGGATGATGCGCCGGGAACGCCTCAGCCGGGCCGCCACCACCCGGTTGAGCGATCTGCCGACCATTCATGCCCGTTGACGACGCATGAAGCGGAGCCTCACCGATCCGCCGGCGCACATCCTCTAGGTCTGCTGCAGCAGCTGTACCGCCTGCTCACGCCTGCTGAGCAGCAGCACCATGCGCTCGCCATGAGCATTCAGACCGATCTGCTCGCGGACGAGGTCCGTGCTGGCCAGAGCCAGCCCGCAGGTCTCGATGAACAGAACCGGCAAGGTGCCGTGATGGCCGCGCATGCCCTGCAGATCCAGAGCCTGACGAACCGCCCGCTGAGCCCGATCGGTGCCGAGCCGCTCCACCAGGGACGGCCAGAGGTGGTTGACGGGCTGCAGGGCCGCAAAATCCAGCTGAGCATCAGGCATCAGGACGGCAGCAGGGCGATCGCCTCCATGATCATCTGCGGTGTCACGGCGATCCTCTCCAGCGGATCAGCGTTGTCCAGATAGGCGTCGAAGGAGGCGAAACGCTCGATCACGGGGTCGGCCCCCTCGGCAGCACAGGCCTCGACCCAGTCGCCGTCCTCCGGTTTCACAACCGCATAGGCCTGCAGGGTCTCCTCCAGATCACCGCCGTCCCCGACCCCCTCGCCGTGCCAGATCGCTTCGAAGAATTCAGACATCTCAGGCGGGGAAGAGCTGTTGGTTCCGGTTGGCGATCGCCACCAGCGACAGCATCACCGGCACCTCCACCAGCACGCCCACCACGGTGGCGAGAGCGGCGCCGGAATTCAACCCGAACAGGCTGATGGCAACCGCCACCGCCAGCTCGAAGAAATTGGAGGCGCCGATCATGGCGCCAGGGGCAGCAATGGTGCGCGGCTGGCCCCAGACCCGCATCCACTGAGCCGCGATCCAGAAGATCAGATAGGTCTGGAGAATCAGTGGAATGGCAATCAGCACGATCGCCAGTGGATTGGAAAGGATCGCCTGGGCCTGCACCATGAACAGCAGCAGCACCGTGGCGATCAGAGACGTGATCGCCAGCGGCTTGAGCTGTGCCTCCAGCCGCTCGATCCGGCCGGGAGAGTGGAGGAACACCCGCGTCAGCCAGCCCGCCGCGAGGGGCACCACCACGAACAGACCAACCGCGGTGATCATCGTGTCCCACGGCACCAGCACATCGCTCACCCCGAGCAGAAGCGCCGCGATCGGGGCGAAGGCGAACACCATGATCAGGTCGTTCACCGCCACCTGCACCAGGGTGTAATTGGGATCGCCATCACTGAGGCGGCTCCACACGAACACCATGGCCGTGCAGGGAGCCACCCCCAGCAGAATCATCCCGGCCACGTACTCCTGG encodes:
- a CDS encoding Y-family DNA polymerase; translated protein: MPSATALIDGNNFYASCEQSLDPALIGRPVVVLSNNDGCIVARSAEARALGIAMGTPYFKARTELARQNVVVRSSNYALYADMSQRMMSLLETHCEELEIYSIDEAFARLSRPRSGDLQHWARRLRARVRQDLGLPIAIGVGASKGQAKLANRLAKQVPAHAGVFDLGRCDDADNWLETVAIEDVWGIGRKLARWCRLRGITNARQLRDMPSGELRAKCGVVGLRLQRELRGHACLPLDLAPAPKQETCVSRSFSRPITSLEELRQAVATYVVRAAEKLRRQRQRAAALTVYTRTSPFIPAFYSQAASTRLDLPSNDTAVLLEATLPLVDRIFRPHRQLAKAGVLMQHLQGTDTLQSHLMVPMSAEQQGKRECLMQTIDRLNQRYGRGTVHWAACGLQPGWMMRRERLSRAATTRLSDLPTIHAR
- the arsB gene encoding ACR3 family arsenite efflux transporter, with translation MGIFERYLSLWIGLAIVAGVVLGGLLPDLAAWIASLEVARINLPIAILIWGMIFPMMLAVDFSAIGGIRQQPRGLLITVAVNWLIKPLTMTALAWLFIRGLFAAWIPEAMGQEYVAGMILLGVAPCTAMVFVWSRLSDGDPNYTLVQVAVNDLIMVFAFAPIAALLLGVSDVLVPWDTMITAVGLFVVVPLAAGWLTRVFLHSPGRIERLEAQLKPLAITSLIATVLLLFMVQAQAILSNPLAIVLIAIPLILQTYLIFWIAAQWMRVWGQPRTIAAPGAMIGASNFFELAVAVAISLFGLNSGAALATVVGVLVEVPVMLSLVAIANRNQQLFPA